In Chthonomonas sp., a single genomic region encodes these proteins:
- a CDS encoding 5'-nucleotidase C-terminal domain-containing protein, whose protein sequence is MKRSLVWLMAALSCVALGKDFTVTFLHVNDTHGRLESTTIKGETYGGFARQMTAINQVRKKEKNVLLFHSGDVFQGTLYFRQYTGLADLAYLNAARYDAMTLGNHEFDLGPGAITEFAERATFPIVVSNLDLSEEPRLAAKVKAYTVLEVNGTKIGVVGAITPDTTNISSPGPTVKMKPLVESVQAGIDALTAQKIDKIVLLSHLGYQEDLALAPKLRGIDVILGGHSHTLLGSTESPLGKPLGPYPTEAKDSAGTRVIVAQANEWGKVLGNLKITFDGAGHVKSCSTDSQIVLDKSVPEDLAIKSMIDAFSAPILVMRKNVLGETKTTIARAGTPDAPESLMGNLIADSMVETTRRAGAQIGLMNSGGIRANFEAGKITVESVLIVQPFGNTLFLVDISGAELKQCLEIALERGGYVHVSSDLKYRFDPKRAVGDRVTKLLYQGKPLAPDAILRAVTNNFMARGGDFMDPLKNANRYRLDTGIVDADALMDYVKGKSPFDLKPEGRITVGS, encoded by the coding sequence ATGAAACGCTCCCTTGTTTGGCTCATGGCGGCCCTGTCCTGTGTGGCTTTGGGCAAGGACTTCACCGTGACTTTCCTGCACGTGAACGACACCCACGGACGCCTCGAATCGACCACCATCAAAGGCGAAACCTACGGTGGATTTGCCCGGCAAATGACGGCCATCAACCAAGTCCGCAAGAAGGAGAAGAACGTGCTCCTCTTCCACTCCGGGGATGTCTTCCAGGGGACCCTCTACTTCCGGCAATACACCGGCCTTGCCGACCTTGCCTACCTCAATGCCGCGCGGTACGACGCGATGACCCTCGGCAATCACGAGTTTGACCTCGGCCCCGGCGCGATCACCGAGTTCGCCGAGCGCGCCACGTTCCCCATCGTCGTTTCAAACCTCGACCTCAGCGAAGAGCCGCGCCTGGCAGCCAAAGTCAAGGCGTACACCGTGCTCGAAGTCAACGGCACCAAGATCGGAGTGGTCGGAGCCATCACCCCCGACACCACAAACATCAGCAGCCCCGGCCCAACCGTGAAGATGAAGCCACTGGTCGAGAGCGTCCAAGCCGGAATCGATGCGCTCACGGCGCAGAAGATCGATAAGATTGTTCTGCTCTCGCACCTGGGGTACCAAGAAGATCTCGCCCTTGCGCCGAAGCTCCGCGGCATCGACGTCATCCTTGGAGGGCACAGCCACACTCTTCTCGGCTCGACCGAATCGCCGCTTGGGAAGCCACTGGGTCCCTACCCGACCGAGGCGAAAGACTCGGCAGGGACGCGGGTGATCGTCGCCCAAGCCAATGAGTGGGGCAAGGTCCTGGGCAACCTCAAAATTACGTTCGATGGCGCAGGGCACGTCAAGAGTTGCTCCACAGATTCGCAGATCGTGCTCGACAAGAGCGTCCCCGAAGACCTCGCGATCAAGTCGATGATTGACGCCTTTTCTGCGCCGATCCTCGTCATGCGTAAGAACGTACTCGGCGAAACCAAGACGACCATCGCGCGCGCGGGGACACCCGATGCTCCCGAGTCACTCATGGGGAATCTCATCGCCGACTCGATGGTCGAGACGACCCGGCGAGCAGGTGCACAGATCGGTCTCATGAACTCTGGTGGTATCCGCGCCAACTTCGAAGCGGGCAAGATCACCGTCGAATCCGTCCTCATCGTCCAGCCGTTTGGCAACACTCTCTTTCTCGTCGACATCTCCGGCGCGGAGTTGAAGCAGTGCTTGGAAATCGCGCTCGAGCGGGGCGGCTACGTCCACGTCTCCAGCGACCTTAAGTACCGATTCGATCCCAAACGGGCGGTGGGCGATCGGGTCACCAAGCTCTTGTACCAGGGCAAGCCTCTCGCTCCCGACGCCATCCTCCGAGCGGTAACGAACAACTTCATGGCCCGCGGCGGCGACTTCATGGATCCGCTCAAGAACGCCAATCGCTATCGGCTCGATACCGGCATCGTCGACGCAGATGCCCTCATGGATTACGTGAAGGGTAAGAGCCCGTTCGACCTGAAACCGGAGGGCCGCATCACCGTAGGGTCGTGA
- a CDS encoding flagellar biosynthesis anti-sigma factor FlgM → MQISDTELKKVLAMGGFALIESEEGFEPSPRAGDEPLIKQLTQEIMVMPDREDRVVELKARIDAGAYQVSGEEIADAIVRRAIADRVK, encoded by the coding sequence ATGCAAATTTCAGACACCGAACTTAAGAAAGTACTCGCCATGGGTGGATTCGCTCTCATTGAGAGCGAGGAAGGCTTCGAGCCCTCCCCCCGTGCCGGCGACGAGCCGCTGATCAAGCAGCTCACACAAGAGATCATGGTCATGCCCGACCGCGAGGACCGGGTGGTGGAGCTCAAGGCCCGCATCGACGCGGGTGCGTACCAAGTCTCAGGCGAAGAGATTGCCGACGCAATCGTCCGCCGAGCCATCGCCGATCGAGTCAAATAA
- the rnhC gene encoding ribonuclease HIII gives MIQGPTRFGYSPGGVDEGHIGVDESGKGDFFGPLVVAACYVGPEHLAELDGVMDSKKLTDKKALALARIIESTCPHTVLVVGPKRYNELYAEIKNLNRLLEWGHAKVIEEVLKQRPCKLAISDQFADPRGLRRKLTLKGLDVELRSEVRAEADIAVAAASILARAGFLRTLERLSGEFGIEIPKGASPPVIAAGKRFVQMHGASRLHEVAKMHFKTSAQVLR, from the coding sequence ATGATTCAGGGACCGACGCGCTTCGGGTACAGTCCCGGCGGCGTGGATGAAGGGCATATCGGTGTAGACGAGAGCGGCAAGGGCGACTTCTTCGGACCTCTGGTGGTGGCCGCGTGCTACGTCGGTCCGGAGCACTTGGCCGAGTTGGACGGCGTCATGGACTCCAAGAAGCTGACGGACAAAAAGGCGTTGGCGCTGGCGCGGATCATCGAATCGACCTGCCCTCATACAGTCCTGGTCGTCGGCCCCAAGCGGTACAACGAGTTGTACGCCGAGATCAAGAATCTGAACCGTCTCCTGGAATGGGGGCACGCCAAGGTCATCGAGGAAGTGCTGAAGCAACGGCCCTGCAAACTCGCGATCAGCGACCAGTTTGCCGATCCCCGCGGACTACGGCGCAAGTTGACGCTCAAAGGGCTCGATGTCGAGTTGCGGAGCGAAGTCCGTGCGGAGGCCGATATCGCGGTGGCGGCGGCCTCGATCCTCGCCCGTGCGGGATTTCTCCGGACACTCGAACGGCTCAGCGGCGAGTTCGGAATAGAGATCCCGAAGGGGGCCTCACCTCCGGTGATCGCGGCTGGCAAGCGATTTGTGCAAATGCACGGGGCATCGCGGTTGCACGAAGTCGCAAAGATGCACTTCAAGACGTCGGCCCAAGTGCTGCGCTAA
- the sufC gene encoding Fe-S cluster assembly ATPase SufC: MLEIKNLHARIDDKEILRGVSLTINPGEVHAIMGPNGSGKSTLASIIAGRADYEITVGDILFDGESILEMSPDERAHKGIFLAFQYPVEIPGVTNLYFLRAAYNSVQKAQDKPEMDSLKFMNYAKEKAKLMDLDPSFFSRGVNEGFSGGEKKRNEIFQMAVLEPKLAVLDETDSGLDIDALKAVSDGVNALRSPDRAFLVVTHYQRLLNHIVPDYVHVLMDGRVVKSGDKNLALEMEEKGYGWLESEVAAGSR; encoded by the coding sequence ATGCTTGAGATCAAGAACCTTCACGCGCGTATCGACGACAAAGAAATTTTGCGGGGCGTAAGCCTCACCATCAACCCGGGCGAAGTCCACGCGATCATGGGCCCGAACGGCTCCGGCAAGTCCACTCTGGCGTCGATCATCGCCGGCCGCGCCGACTACGAGATCACGGTAGGGGACATCCTTTTCGATGGGGAGAGCATTCTCGAGATGTCGCCAGACGAGCGCGCGCACAAGGGGATCTTCCTCGCATTTCAGTACCCCGTGGAGATTCCCGGTGTCACCAACCTATACTTCCTGCGCGCCGCCTACAACTCGGTGCAGAAGGCCCAAGACAAGCCGGAGATGGACTCGCTCAAGTTCATGAACTACGCCAAGGAGAAGGCGAAGCTGATGGACCTCGATCCGTCGTTCTTCAGCCGCGGCGTGAACGAAGGGTTCTCAGGTGGCGAAAAGAAGCGAAACGAAATTTTCCAAATGGCCGTGCTCGAACCCAAGCTCGCGGTCCTCGACGAGACCGATTCGGGGCTCGACATCGACGCGCTGAAGGCCGTGTCTGACGGCGTAAACGCCCTCCGCAGCCCGGACCGCGCGTTCCTCGTGGTCACCCACTATCAGCGCCTGCTCAACCACATCGTGCCCGACTACGTCCACGTCCTCATGGATGGCCGAGTCGTCAAGAGCGGTGACAAGAACCTCGCCCTCGAAATGGAAGAGAAGGGTTACGGCTGGCTCGAGTCGGAAGTGGCGGCAGGATCTCGATGA
- the sufD gene encoding Fe-S cluster assembly protein SufD: MSLTLERTISPLNGIQFDADLFPALAALRAEGWEQHTALGIPTTKDEAWKYTSLRDLSEAYFLQGGRPTLTVGQVNALVYEASDEIRLVFVNGQIDASLSSRNLPAGLRVRTIEQAIQEDGAMTLQDFGALARIHESTFAALNTATFVEATVIDIAKNAQIEAPIHVIRIAVTDPNDATSYSAPRLLVRSGAFSKATVFESYAVHGQGATFTNAVTEIFVAENGHLEHVKVQNEPLASTHIAAIEVRQEADSTYLNFNVTFGAKLTRNDINVFLNGSNLHSRMDGVVAIGGEQLVDNHTRLDHAYPHCDSFEVYKHVLADRSTAVFNGQIYVHQDAQKTDAKQTNQTLLLSDKATINTKPQLEIFADDVKCTHGATVGYLDQAPLFYLQSRGIERSHAEALMVYAFAAEVIEKIENERMRSELEALLFKTLAL, translated from the coding sequence ATGAGCTTGACTCTGGAACGGACCATCTCGCCCTTGAACGGTATCCAGTTTGACGCCGACCTGTTCCCCGCCCTCGCTGCTCTGCGCGCCGAAGGATGGGAGCAACACACCGCGCTGGGCATCCCCACCACCAAGGATGAGGCGTGGAAGTACACGTCGCTGCGAGACCTGTCCGAGGCGTACTTCTTGCAAGGCGGCCGACCGACGCTCACCGTGGGCCAGGTCAACGCCCTAGTCTACGAAGCGTCCGACGAGATCCGGCTCGTGTTCGTGAATGGTCAGATCGACGCCTCGCTGAGCAGCCGGAACCTCCCCGCAGGACTACGCGTCCGCACCATCGAGCAGGCGATCCAAGAGGATGGCGCGATGACGCTACAGGACTTCGGCGCACTGGCGCGAATCCACGAATCGACCTTTGCCGCGCTGAACACCGCGACCTTCGTCGAAGCAACGGTGATTGACATCGCCAAGAACGCGCAGATCGAAGCCCCGATCCATGTGATCCGCATCGCCGTCACCGACCCGAATGATGCGACCAGCTACTCCGCGCCCCGTCTCCTCGTGCGCTCCGGCGCATTCAGCAAGGCGACCGTCTTCGAGAGCTATGCCGTCCACGGCCAGGGAGCGACGTTCACCAATGCGGTGACGGAGATCTTTGTGGCCGAGAATGGTCACCTGGAGCATGTGAAGGTTCAGAACGAACCCCTCGCTTCGACCCACATCGCCGCCATCGAGGTTCGACAAGAGGCTGACAGCACCTACCTGAATTTCAACGTCACCTTCGGCGCAAAGCTGACTCGGAACGACATCAACGTCTTTCTGAATGGATCGAACTTGCACAGCCGCATGGACGGCGTCGTAGCCATCGGCGGCGAGCAGTTGGTGGACAACCACACCCGCCTCGACCACGCCTACCCGCACTGCGACAGCTTCGAAGTCTACAAGCACGTCCTCGCCGACCGCTCGACCGCAGTCTTTAACGGCCAGATCTATGTGCACCAGGACGCACAGAAGACCGACGCTAAGCAGACAAACCAGACGCTGCTCCTAAGCGACAAGGCGACGATCAACACGAAGCCCCAGCTTGAGATCTTCGCGGATGACGTCAAGTGCACCCACGGTGCGACCGTCGGTTACCTCGATCAGGCTCCGCTGTTCTATCTGCAATCGCGCGGAATCGAGCGCAGCCACGCAGAGGCCCTGATGGTCTATGCTTTCGCGGCCGAAGTCATCGAGAAGATTGAGAACGAGCGAATGCGCAGCGAGCTCGAAGCGCTGCTCTTCAAGACGCTCGCACTCTAG
- a CDS encoding CapA family protein encodes MNVLPLLAATAPTWTLIAGGDLMLNGISPKASPFDDQVARVIRNADLAYANLEIPLTDQRAATPFKSAAEVKARSQFILKADPAHLKHLTAAGFDVFSLANNHAMDYRAAGLTQMTTALTKAGLGYAGAGPDRAAARRAAIITLRNGIRVALISYLAFVTDGAMAKCGPAGEKSAGIATLNLGGTVSKSARQRLTNEVAAARRAASVVLVALHWGIERTPNPIPYQISLAKAWIDAGADVVLGAHPHVLQGKQFYKEKPILYSLGNLVSPLPARTALYEIRFEGSRVTQVTGMPCDIRGGKLTFVAGKTAKARAEELAALDKLVGKPPIAPPKKKKPLKRAATVTAGPPKPATRPR; translated from the coding sequence GTGAACGTCCTCCCGCTTCTGGCTGCGACCGCCCCAACCTGGACCCTCATCGCCGGGGGCGACCTGATGCTCAACGGGATCTCTCCTAAGGCCAGCCCATTCGACGACCAAGTAGCTCGCGTGATTCGCAACGCGGACCTGGCCTACGCCAACCTCGAAATCCCGCTCACCGATCAGCGCGCGGCCACGCCCTTCAAATCCGCTGCCGAGGTGAAAGCCCGTTCGCAGTTCATCCTCAAAGCCGACCCGGCACACCTGAAACACCTCACGGCCGCGGGCTTCGATGTCTTCAGCCTCGCCAACAACCACGCGATGGACTACCGCGCCGCCGGACTCACCCAGATGACCACTGCGCTCACCAAGGCTGGGCTCGGGTACGCGGGCGCGGGACCCGACCGGGCCGCGGCGCGACGCGCCGCAATCATCACCTTGCGCAACGGGATTCGCGTCGCCCTGATCTCCTACCTGGCGTTCGTCACCGACGGAGCAATGGCCAAATGCGGTCCCGCGGGCGAGAAGAGCGCAGGCATCGCAACCTTGAACCTCGGTGGGACCGTCAGCAAATCCGCGCGCCAACGACTCACGAATGAAGTCGCGGCAGCCCGTCGCGCCGCCAGCGTCGTGCTCGTCGCCCTCCACTGGGGCATCGAGCGGACACCCAACCCGATCCCGTACCAAATCTCGCTCGCCAAAGCGTGGATCGACGCGGGAGCAGACGTGGTGCTTGGGGCGCATCCGCACGTCCTCCAGGGCAAACAGTTCTACAAGGAAAAGCCCATCCTGTACTCGCTGGGCAATCTTGTGTCGCCACTCCCGGCGCGCACCGCACTTTATGAGATTCGGTTCGAGGGGAGCCGCGTCACCCAGGTGACCGGCATGCCGTGCGACATCCGGGGCGGCAAGCTCACGTTTGTCGCCGGTAAGACCGCCAAGGCCCGCGCTGAAGAGCTCGCAGCACTCGACAAGCTCGTCGGCAAACCGCCCATCGCGCCGCCCAAGAAGAAGAAGCCCCTTAAGCGCGCCGCGACCGTGACCGCGGGTCCGCCCAAGCCCGCAACGCGTCCCCGATGA
- a CDS encoding ABC transporter permease — MKRLGSLFWIGSFFFGVVCLFAAFGPMIRPPFDERVAPPYLPPSAQFWLGTDEQGRDIAARLAMGARVSLQIGLTVQMLALLLGVTLGILAVYGPPWARSVILRLTDGMLAFPDILLAILILGIWSFGMLPVIVALAITAWPTVLRLVRAQVATLKDREFIVASRALGNSLPRVVWHHVLPQLWGILLAVSMVDLAGIILAESSLSFLGIGVQPPTPSWGSMINIARQEMLNPAHQISLLWPCLALSITVFALNFIGDALRAWADPRSRSRRA; from the coding sequence ATGAAGCGCCTGGGCAGTCTGTTCTGGATCGGTTCGTTCTTCTTTGGGGTCGTGTGTCTGTTCGCGGCGTTCGGTCCGATGATCCGACCACCCTTCGATGAGCGGGTGGCTCCGCCGTACTTGCCGCCGTCTGCCCAGTTCTGGCTAGGGACGGACGAGCAGGGACGCGACATCGCGGCGCGGCTTGCGATGGGCGCGCGGGTCTCTCTGCAGATCGGACTCACGGTGCAGATGTTGGCGTTGCTGCTTGGCGTGACGCTGGGGATTCTCGCGGTCTATGGTCCGCCGTGGGCGCGGTCGGTGATCCTCCGGCTGACCGATGGCATGCTGGCCTTCCCCGACATCTTGCTCGCGATCCTCATCTTGGGGATTTGGAGCTTCGGGATGCTGCCGGTCATTGTCGCGCTGGCGATCACGGCGTGGCCGACGGTGTTGCGGCTCGTGCGTGCGCAAGTTGCGACCTTGAAGGATCGGGAGTTCATCGTCGCCTCGCGCGCTCTCGGGAACTCATTGCCGCGGGTGGTGTGGCACCACGTCTTGCCGCAATTGTGGGGGATCTTGCTCGCAGTGAGCATGGTCGATCTCGCGGGCATCATCCTGGCCGAGAGTTCGCTCAGCTTTCTTGGGATCGGCGTCCAGCCTCCGACGCCGAGCTGGGGCAGCATGATCAACATCGCGCGTCAGGAGATGCTGAACCCCGCACACCAGATTTCGCTGCTGTGGCCGTGCCTAGCCTTGAGCATCACCGTTTTCGCGCTCAACTTCATCGGGGACGCGTTGCGGGCTTGGGCGGACCCGCGGTCACGGTCGCGGCGCGCTTAA
- a CDS encoding ABC transporter permease: MKLVRAVLLRLLYGALSLLFISLITFAAAEMAPGDAARMIAGEKATPDAIARVRTELGMDRPAPERFARFVVGAVQLDFGNSFYGTREPVIDTLKRALPMTMRIAGWAILVAAIVGIGLGALAAIWEGRWLDKLVLTLSTFGVTIPNFVLAPILILIFALKLDMLPINWTEERVASDFYYLVLPVLVLSLRPMATLTRLTRASMIDVLNQDFIRLAIAKGVPKFRLYTRHALRNAIFPSVTALGTSFGFLLTGSFIVETAFTLPGIGRLAIESIQKRDIPMIQATTLVAGFLFVFVNLLVDLVLPLLDPRIRESQV; encoded by the coding sequence TTGAAGCTGGTCCGTGCAGTCCTGCTCCGATTACTCTATGGCGCGCTAAGCCTGCTGTTCATATCTCTCATCACCTTTGCGGCTGCCGAGATGGCACCGGGTGATGCGGCCCGAATGATCGCAGGTGAGAAGGCGACGCCCGATGCCATTGCGCGAGTCCGGACGGAACTCGGCATGGATCGTCCCGCCCCCGAACGGTTTGCCCGATTCGTCGTGGGAGCTGTGCAACTGGATTTTGGGAACAGCTTCTACGGTACGCGCGAGCCGGTGATCGATACCCTCAAGCGCGCGCTACCGATGACGATGCGGATTGCAGGCTGGGCGATCCTCGTAGCGGCAATCGTCGGGATAGGACTCGGTGCGCTTGCGGCGATCTGGGAAGGAAGGTGGCTGGACAAGCTCGTCCTCACCTTGAGCACGTTCGGCGTCACGATACCGAACTTCGTGCTCGCACCGATTTTGATCCTCATCTTTGCGCTCAAACTGGACATGCTTCCGATCAACTGGACGGAGGAGCGGGTCGCGAGCGATTTCTACTATTTGGTGTTGCCCGTGCTGGTGTTGAGTCTGCGACCGATGGCGACGCTGACGCGCCTCACGCGCGCGAGCATGATCGACGTCCTGAATCAGGATTTCATTCGGCTGGCCATCGCCAAGGGGGTACCCAAGTTCAGGCTTTACACGCGCCATGCGCTGCGCAACGCGATCTTCCCCTCGGTGACGGCACTGGGAACGAGCTTTGGCTTCCTGCTAACTGGCTCGTTCATCGTGGAGACCGCGTTCACCCTGCCAGGTATCGGACGATTGGCAATTGAATCGATCCAGAAGCGGGACATCCCCATGATCCAAGCGACGACTTTGGTGGCGGGCTTCCTGTTCGTATTCGTCAACCTGCTTGTTGACTTGGTATTGCCGCTGCTGGATCCGCGAATCCGGGAGTCGCAGGTATGA
- a CDS encoding DUF1232 domain-containing protein, translated as MNSSPWRAWLPLISALVYGVSPLDLIPDVLPLLGLADDAVVIVAMVLLALFQLRRNRKMRAAPIPQLPPRR; from the coding sequence ATGAACTCTTCTCCTTGGCGGGCGTGGCTGCCTCTGATCAGTGCGCTGGTTTATGGCGTGTCCCCGCTCGACTTGATCCCTGATGTGCTGCCCCTGCTAGGGCTCGCGGACGACGCCGTCGTCATCGTTGCGATGGTATTGCTGGCCCTCTTTCAATTGCGACGCAATCGCAAGATGCGCGCCGCCCCGATTCCTCAGTTGCCGCCTCGCCGCTGA
- a CDS encoding 2-oxoisovalerate dehydrogenase, with the protein MSASLKSLNKLALLRLMVLSREGDRREGILLRQSKGWFQVSGMGHEALGVLQESLRPDDWIFPYYRSRALMLARGLSNYDLALAYFAKAESSSGGRQMPGHYSSREHNVFSVCTPTGGSLLPACGTAWSMQLEGKDGVCLASVGDAASRQGEFYEAWAFAVQEKLPLILMIEDNKYGISTPTEKFMALNFGGVLSEELVVKVDGRRVDEVHSKFAECVAKARRGEGPTLMWVDLDRLSSHTSSDDHRVYRELDDIEAMKDRDPILLLKNELIEAGELTEADYEKMVAEVTEIVDADYLRAEKAPDPEASKTMDHNWGNDVPAVRPPIEPGAMTMVDSINRTFKKGLENDPSYIFFGEDVEDPKGGVFGITKGLSETFPKNVFNSPLAEATIMGVAVGMAAYGLKPVFELQFIDFFPPGWNQIISNISTLRWRSFGDWKCPMTIYAPYGAYLPGGSLWHSQSNEAFLAHTPGLRVAIPSTPEDAAGLLWTAMNGDDPSFILIPKHIFRKRVEVGSVEPVPFGKARIARAGTDVTIVSWGNTLEVAEATANELAGECSIEIIDLRSIVPCDYDTITESLKKTGRLVVVQEDTRTCGFGQAVIAEVVGNPERFGLLFASPQLVSRDDVHIGYNPIYEYAALPDVERVVAAVRITME; encoded by the coding sequence ATGTCTGCTAGCCTCAAGTCTCTCAACAAACTCGCGCTACTGCGCTTGATGGTCCTTAGCCGCGAGGGTGACCGCCGCGAGGGGATCCTTCTTCGACAATCGAAAGGTTGGTTCCAAGTCAGTGGGATGGGCCACGAGGCGCTCGGCGTTCTGCAAGAGTCGCTTCGGCCGGACGACTGGATCTTCCCGTACTACCGTAGCCGCGCTTTGATGCTGGCCCGTGGGCTTTCGAACTACGACCTGGCGCTTGCTTACTTTGCCAAGGCCGAATCGAGTTCGGGTGGACGCCAGATGCCCGGCCACTACAGCTCGCGCGAGCACAACGTTTTCAGCGTTTGCACCCCGACGGGTGGATCTTTGCTCCCCGCGTGCGGCACTGCTTGGTCGATGCAGCTCGAAGGGAAGGACGGCGTCTGTTTGGCGAGCGTCGGCGACGCGGCCAGCCGCCAGGGCGAGTTCTACGAAGCCTGGGCGTTTGCAGTCCAAGAGAAGTTGCCCCTGATCCTCATGATTGAGGACAACAAGTACGGCATTTCGACTCCGACTGAGAAGTTCATGGCGCTGAACTTCGGTGGCGTGCTGAGCGAAGAACTGGTCGTGAAGGTCGATGGCCGACGCGTGGACGAAGTCCACAGCAAATTTGCCGAGTGTGTGGCAAAGGCTCGTCGCGGCGAGGGCCCGACCCTCATGTGGGTGGATCTGGACCGACTTAGCTCCCACACCAGCAGCGACGACCACAGGGTGTACCGAGAGCTGGATGACATCGAGGCGATGAAGGACCGGGACCCGATCCTCTTGCTGAAGAACGAGCTCATCGAGGCGGGTGAGCTCACCGAGGCCGACTACGAAAAGATGGTCGCCGAGGTCACCGAGATCGTCGATGCGGACTATCTCCGGGCAGAGAAAGCTCCGGATCCCGAGGCGAGCAAAACGATGGACCACAACTGGGGCAACGATGTCCCGGCCGTGCGGCCGCCGATTGAGCCAGGCGCGATGACGATGGTGGACTCCATCAACCGCACCTTCAAGAAAGGCCTGGAGAACGATCCGAGCTACATCTTCTTTGGCGAAGACGTCGAGGATCCGAAGGGCGGCGTTTTTGGCATCACCAAGGGGTTGAGCGAAACGTTTCCCAAGAACGTCTTCAACTCGCCGCTCGCGGAGGCCACGATCATGGGCGTCGCGGTGGGTATGGCGGCGTACGGCCTGAAGCCGGTCTTCGAACTTCAGTTCATCGACTTCTTCCCACCCGGATGGAACCAGATCATCAGCAACATCAGCACGTTGCGATGGCGCAGCTTCGGCGACTGGAAGTGCCCGATGACGATTTATGCTCCGTACGGGGCGTATCTTCCGGGCGGCTCGCTGTGGCATAGCCAATCGAACGAGGCGTTCCTGGCGCACACGCCGGGACTGCGCGTGGCGATCCCATCGACACCCGAGGATGCGGCTGGCTTGCTGTGGACGGCGATGAACGGAGACGACCCGAGCTTCATCTTGATCCCCAAGCACATCTTCCGCAAGCGCGTGGAAGTCGGCTCGGTCGAGCCGGTGCCGTTCGGCAAGGCGCGCATCGCGCGGGCGGGAACGGACGTTACGATCGTCTCGTGGGGCAACACCTTGGAAGTCGCGGAAGCTACCGCCAACGAGCTTGCGGGCGAGTGCAGCATCGAGATTATCGACCTGCGCAGTATCGTGCCCTGCGACTACGACACTATCACCGAGTCGCTCAAGAAGACCGGGCGACTGGTTGTGGTTCAAGAAGATACGCGCACTTGCGGCTTCGGCCAGGCGGTCATCGCGGAAGTCGTCGGCAATCCGGAGCGATTCGGTTTGCTGTTCGCTTCTCCGCAGCTCGTGAGCCGTGACGACGTCCACATCGGCTACAACCCGATCTACGAGTACGCCGCACTGCCCGACGTTGAGCGGGTCGTCGCCGCCGTTCGTATCACCATGGAGTAA